Within Massilia litorea, the genomic segment GGATCACGCACCAGCAGCAGGTCAGGCCCGCCCAGCCTGTCCACGCGCGTGCCGAACTGCCGGCACTCCCGGTTCAGCGTCTCCACCAGCCAGCGTACTCCGGACTCCGGGGCCGCGTTCACCCGAAAGTGGCGGATCTGGGTGGGCGTTATGGCAAAGCGCGTCAGCCGGCCCTCGTCCAGGGTGGGGAAATACATGAGCGCCAGGTCGCCCCGGAACTGTTCGTGACCGCGGATGCCTTCGTAGTCATTCAGGAGGTCGCCGCAGCCGTAGAGGATGGGCTTGTCGCAGTAGATCTCGATCCCCTTCACGTGGTGGGACGAATGGCCATGGACCAGGTCCACTGCGGCCACGTCGATCAGGCCGTGGGCGAAGTCCCGCTGCTGCGGCGAGATGCCGAAGTCCCAGTTCCCGCCCCAGTGAATCGATGCCAGCACCAGGTCGCCGGCCCGCTTCGCGGCGCGCGTCTGTTGCGCAATGGACTCGAGGCTGCGCGCACCGAGGTCGGGCAGGAGGTTCACGCCAGGGCGGGACGGACCCGCACGCCAGTCCGCGGGCACGCCGCTGTCTTCCATGGCCCACGCGAACACCCATACCCGGCCCTTGCCCGGTACGTCGAGCAGGGCCGGTGCCGCGGCGCCGGCCTCGTCGAGCCCTGCGCCGGCCGTCGCGATGCCGGCGCGGCGCAGGCTGTCGAGCGTTTCCTTCAGGCCTTGCGTGCCCCAGTCCAGCACATGGTTGTTGGCCAGTACGCAGCAGTCGATGCCGGCCGCGGCGAGGCAGGGCAGGTTAGCGGGGTGCATGCGGTAATGGATGCCTTTGCCGGGCCAGGCATCCTTGCTGGCGGTGACGGCGGTCTCCAGGTTGACGATGCGCAGGTCCGGCCCGGTACGGCGCAAGGCATCGAGGGCGTCGCCCCAGATGTAGGCAAAGTCGACCGGCCGGCCGATCGGGCCGTTGGTCTCCTCGGCCAGTTGCACATAGCCGAGTGCCGAGCGCATCCAGGGTTCGAACAGGCGCGGCTTTCCGGGGTGCGGCAGGACCTGGTCGATGCCGCGCCCGGTCATGAGGTCGCCGCACAAGAACAGGGTGATGCCGCCCGGGCGTGCTTGCGTCGGCATGACGATGCTCCTTCATGGATACGCCGGCCCTGGATCGGCCGTAGTGGAAGTGTGACACGAGACATCGGCACATGCTTATGTCTGAAATGCGAACCCGCCTCTGCCAACCCGGCGCCGATGACACGCCGTCCCCTCCAAAGCTATAATCGACGCCTTCGTCGACGAGGAACGTGCCATGTCTCTACTAGACCACCAGCTCGAATTGTTGTCCCCCGCCAAAACCGCCGAGATCGGCCGCGAGGCGATCCTGCACGGCGCCGACGCCGTCTACATCGGCGGCCCGGCCTTCGGCGCCCGCCACAATGCCAGCAATTCCCTGGAAGAGATCGCCAGCCTGGTGCAGTTCGCGCACCGCTACCGCGCCCGCATCTTCGTTACGATGAACACGATCATGCACGACGCCGAGCTCGATCTGGCGCGCGAGCAGGTCTGGCAGCTGTACGAAGCGGGCGTCGATGCGCTGATCGTCCAGGACATGGGACTGCTCGAACTCGACCTGCCGCCGATCCAGCTGCACGCCAGCACGCAGTGCGACATCCGCAGCGTGGAGAAAGCGAAGTTCCTCGGCGATGTCGGCTTCTCCCAGCTGGTGCTGGCGCGCGAGCTGACCATCGAACAGATCCGCACCATCCGCGCGCAGGTCGATACGCCGCTCGAATATTTTATTCATGGCGCCCTGTGTGTCGCGTTTTCCGGGCAGTGCTATATCTCGCATGCGGACACGGGACGCAGCGCCAACCGCGGCGACTGTTCCCAGGCCTGCCGGCTGCCGTACACGCTGACGGACGGGAAGGGCGGCGTGGTGGCCTACGACAAGCACCTGCTGTCGATGAAGGACAATGACCAGAGCCGCAACCTGGAAGCGCTGATCGACGCCGGCATCCGGTCGTTCAAGATCGAGGGCCGCTACAAGGACATGGGCTACGTGAAGAACATCACGGCCCACTACCGCCTGCTGCTGGACGAGATCCTGGAACGTCGCGCTGGTTTCGTGCGCGCCGCCAGCGGACACACGCAGGTCTTCTTCACGCCGGACGTCGACAAGAATTTCAATCGCGGCCACACCGACTATTTCGCCCAGGGCCGCCAGGACGACATCGGGGCCTTCGATTCTCCGAAATACCTGGGCGTGGAAGTAGGGACCGTTACCAGGGTGGGCATCGACGAGTTCGAGATGATGACGGACGCGCCGCTAGCCAACGGCGACGGCCTGAACTACATGAACAAGCGCGCCAGCGTCGGCATCGGGGTCAACACGGTCCAGAAGCTGGGCGAGAGCGAGGAGGGCCAGCGCTGGCGCGTGTTCCCGAACGAGCCCGTGAGCAGTTTGCCCGGCCTGAAGCCGGGTACGCAGGTGCACCGCAACCGCGATCACCAGTGGGAAGCGGCGCTCAGCAAACGCTCGGCCGACCGCAAGGTCGCACTGCACCTGACCCTGTTGGAGCTTGATGACGGCCTGGCGCTGACCCTGCGCGACGAGGATGGCATCCAATCAATCACGCGCGCGCAGCTGCCGCTGCAGCCGGCGCACAATGCCGAGCAGGCCGATGCGGCGCTGCGCACCAGCCTGACCAAGCTGGGCAACACGATGTTCGAAGCCGACGGCATCGCCCTGGAGCTGTCGCAGCCGTGGTTCGTGCCCGCCGCCGCCATCAATGCCTTGCGACGCGATGCCGTGGCGGCACATGAGGCGGCCCGGCTGGCCGCATGGGAGCGTCCGGAGCGCAAGGCGCCGCTTGAACCGCCCGCCGTGTATCCGGCGACCCAGCTGTCCTACCTGGCCAACGTCTACAACGAGAAGGCGCGCGCCTTCTACCGCAAGCATGGTGTGGGCCTGATCGACGCGGCCTACGAAGCGCATGAAGAGGCGGGCGAGGTGTCGCTGATGATCACCAAGCACTGCCTGCGCTTCTCGTTCAACCTGTGCCCGAAACAGGCCAAGGGCGTGCAGGGTGTGCAAGGCCAGGTGCGGGCCGAGCCGATGACCTTGAGCACGGGCGAGGACACCTACACGCTGCGCTTCGACTGCAAGCCTTGCGAGATGCACGTCGTCGGGGCGATGAAGCCCGGCATTTTGCGGATGCCGCCGCCGTCCGCCGTGCCATATGGTTCGGTGAGCCCGCTGACCTTCCATCGCCGCCGGCCGGCGTGAAGTCTTGCGGACAGTGGCCGGCACGAAGCTGGTGTCCCGGCCTGGGACTGCTTGAAGCCTGCCGCCCGTCCCCTCATTCCAGGAACCGTTGCAGGTGTCGGGTGAACTCCGGCTCCGCCTCGACGCTGGACAGGTGCGAAGCCGGCAGCTCGACGCATTCCGCGCCGGCGATCCGCGCCTCCATCCAGCGCGCGTCGTCCACGGTGGTTACCGGATCCTCGCGGCCGGCGACCAGCAGTGTCGGCACGGAGATCGCGGCGAGCTCCGCGCGCAGGTCGGCCTCCGCCAGGGCCAGGCAGCAGGCCGCATAGCCCTGCGGATCGCAAGCCTGCAATTGGCCGACCAGCCCGTCCACGGCCGCCGGGACGCGTGCGCGGAAGTCGGGCGTGAACCACCGTTCGGCCGCGCCGGCCGCGATCGGATCCATGCCCTGCGCCAGCACCTGATCCGCGCGCGCTGTCCAGCCTTCTGCCGTCCCGATCCGGGCCGCGCTATTGGCAACGACCAGCCGTCGCAGCCTCGGACCGGCATGGACGCCCAGCCACAAGCCGGTGAGACCGCCCATCGAGATGCCGCAGAAGTCGACGGTCTCGATGTCCAGCGCGTCCAGCAGGCGCAGCACGTCGCCGCCGAGTTGGGCGAGCGTATAGCCTCGGCCAGGGCCGTGCGCTTGCGCGCCGGCCAGGCCGCTCATCCCATGGCCGCGCGTGTCGTAGCGCAGCACCCGCAGGTGCCGCGACAGCAGGTCGGCCTGCGGCTGCCACGACGACGCGGTAGTGCCGAGGGAGTTCGAGAACA encodes:
- a CDS encoding CapA family protein, producing the protein MPTQARPGGITLFLCGDLMTGRGIDQVLPHPGKPRLFEPWMRSALGYVQLAEETNGPIGRPVDFAYIWGDALDALRRTGPDLRIVNLETAVTASKDAWPGKGIHYRMHPANLPCLAAAGIDCCVLANNHVLDWGTQGLKETLDSLRRAGIATAGAGLDEAGAAAPALLDVPGKGRVWVFAWAMEDSGVPADWRAGPSRPGVNLLPDLGARSLESIAQQTRAAKRAGDLVLASIHWGGNWDFGISPQQRDFAHGLIDVAAVDLVHGHSSHHVKGIEIYCDKPILYGCGDLLNDYEGIRGHEQFRGDLALMYFPTLDEGRLTRFAITPTQIRHFRVNAAPESGVRWLVETLNRECRQFGTRVDRLGGPDLLLVRDPARVRSCGSCQR
- the pcaD gene encoding 3-oxoadipate enol-lactonase — its product is MRLLDPGARQLAYTLEGPEGAPVVMFSNSLGTTASSWQPQADLLSRHLRVLRYDTRGHGMSGLAGAQAHGPGRGYTLAQLGGDVLRLLDALDIETVDFCGISMGGLTGLWLGVHAGPRLRRLVVANSAARIGTAEGWTARADQVLAQGMDPIAAGAAERWFTPDFRARVPAAVDGLVGQLQACDPQGYAACCLALAEADLRAELAAISVPTLLVAGREDPVTTVDDARWMEARIAGAECVELPASHLSSVEAEPEFTRHLQRFLE
- a CDS encoding peptidase U32 family protein, translated to MSLLDHQLELLSPAKTAEIGREAILHGADAVYIGGPAFGARHNASNSLEEIASLVQFAHRYRARIFVTMNTIMHDAELDLAREQVWQLYEAGVDALIVQDMGLLELDLPPIQLHASTQCDIRSVEKAKFLGDVGFSQLVLARELTIEQIRTIRAQVDTPLEYFIHGALCVAFSGQCYISHADTGRSANRGDCSQACRLPYTLTDGKGGVVAYDKHLLSMKDNDQSRNLEALIDAGIRSFKIEGRYKDMGYVKNITAHYRLLLDEILERRAGFVRAASGHTQVFFTPDVDKNFNRGHTDYFAQGRQDDIGAFDSPKYLGVEVGTVTRVGIDEFEMMTDAPLANGDGLNYMNKRASVGIGVNTVQKLGESEEGQRWRVFPNEPVSSLPGLKPGTQVHRNRDHQWEAALSKRSADRKVALHLTLLELDDGLALTLRDEDGIQSITRAQLPLQPAHNAEQADAALRTSLTKLGNTMFEADGIALELSQPWFVPAAAINALRRDAVAAHEAARLAAWERPERKAPLEPPAVYPATQLSYLANVYNEKARAFYRKHGVGLIDAAYEAHEEAGEVSLMITKHCLRFSFNLCPKQAKGVQGVQGQVRAEPMTLSTGEDTYTLRFDCKPCEMHVVGAMKPGILRMPPPSAVPYGSVSPLTFHRRRPA